From the genome of Lutra lutra chromosome 8, mLutLut1.2, whole genome shotgun sequence:
CGGCCTTCCTCCTCGGCTCTCGGCAGGGTTTGTCCTAGAGGCGCGGGGGCCCTGGCTGCTAGGGCAGGGCTTTCTTTGCGTGGCCATTGGGAGCCACCCACAGGCGGGGCCGTGGGGATGGCCCAGCCGTTTTTCACTCGTGACTTTGtataatgtataaatgtataaatgatcGTCCCCTTTCTGCCCCTCAGATGGGCCCCAGCCCGCTAGGGTGGGGACTTACCTCGGGGGTGGCCCGGGGGCCGCCCTGCCTGTCCCTGGCATGCCTGTGGTTTGGGTACCCTGGGCTGCCCCCAAACTCTCCCAAGCCCAGCCGAGGTGACAGCTCCCCCTCCCTGGGACCCCGTCCCCTGCCAGGCCTGGTTCTCTTCTGGGGGCTGCCTCGTTCCTCCCAAGTCTGGCTCGGGCCGCCCCcggctctctccttcccccatgcTCGTCGGGACTCActggcctccccttctctccGACCCCCTCAGACGGGCTTGTGAAGAGGCTGGAGGAGCTGGAGCGGACCGCCGAGCTGTATAAAGGTGGGAAGCGAACCCGGCACGGGCTCTGCCCCGGGGTCGACCGCCACAGTCCAGCTCTGAGATGGTGGCAGCAGAGGCGGGAAGGCCAGCCCGTGACATTCTAGGACGGCGGCCATTAGGAGTTCTTAAGAAAAAGCCTCTTAAGACATACTTTTTCTGATTATGAAACTAATACACATCCGTAAAAAATGCCAATAATAGCCCATGTAAACGCGGTGGGGGTCTTTCTGAGCCCGACTCTCTCCCGGAGAGATGGCCCTTGGGAGGCCTTGTTCACCATCTGCCCCCACCGAACCTTGGCTCTCCTGTCTGACGGGGGCTCTTCCTGGTTGGCGCTGGGCCTGGGGCTAAGCCTTCCACCCTGGGCCCTAGTGGGTGTGGGAGAAGCCGGTGAGCTCAGGAACGGTGACAGCCTTGGGGTGGGATTGGAGGCCGTGTCCTGGGGGCCGCTGTGGTCCCGCCATGTGCCCCCAATCCCCTTTCGGTTGGGTCTCTCCCACAGGAATGACAGAACACACCAAGAACCTCCTCCGGGCCTTTTATGAGCTGTCACAGACACACCGGGGTAAGGGCGCCCCCAGACTATGTGCTATGTGATCCTGGGAAGACCCTCGCTCCCCTCTGAGCCCGGTGCCTCCCCATACAGTGAGAGCGTGGCTGATCCCCTCCCCGGGGCCTTCCTCACCCCCACACTCAGGCAGACACCACAGCATCTGACGTCAGGCCAAGTTCAAGCTGAGCCTGGTCTGGATGCCAGGAGCTAGCAGTAACAGGGGCCAGTAGGGAACATCTGGACCAGCTGGTCATCGGTGGGGTCCAATCCCTTGTCTGGCCCTGCCCCATCTTACCTTTACTGCCCTTGACAGTGTATAGAGCCTTCCTTATTTGTGCCCTCGTTTCCTACAAGTCTGCTTGCTGGGCAGGGCAGCTACAGTTAGTACCAATTTAGTTGGGAAAATGAAGCCCCAGGTCAACGAAATGGTCACCCAGCTCCTACGGGCAGAGCTGGCCTTAGACCCCAGCATCCAGATTCCCAGAGCAATGCTCTGCTGTCAGGCAATGCCAGCCTCTCCAACCTTGAACTGAGCCTTCTTCCCACATGGCCTGGTCACTCTGGGGAATGAGGGCTACTGTCTTGGGTATAGACCCAGCTCCCCTGGGGGTACAGACCCAGCTGTCTTCAGAGGTGTCTTCCCACCTCCCTTGGGACATAGACTTCATGCAGACCTTGCCCTTCAGGCTGCCACgccccctgccctgcttctcccCAGCAAATCCCTGGCTTCCCCATGAAGGGGTCAGGTAGGGACAGCCTTCAGGGAAGACTTGTCCTGCAGCCTTTGGGGACGTGTTCTCCGTCATTGGGGTGCGGGAGCCCCAGCCAGCAGCGAGCGAGGCTTTCGTGAAGTTTGCCGACGCCCACCGCAGCATCGAGAAGTTCGGCATCCGGCTGCTGAAAACCATCAAGCCGGTAGGTCATGCCGGGCATGTGTGTATGTCAGCATGTGAGGGTAGAGAGGGGACAGTGTGGCGTGCAGAAGGGGCCTGGACTGGAGTCAGTAGGCGTAGATTCTGGCTTGGTCCCCTGCACGGCTGACTGTGGGTCAGTCACTCTGCCTTCCTGACCTCACTCGGCATTGACCTCCAGGCTGGTTTCTGGCCCTGGCTGCACATGGGCCCAGCCTGTCCTCTCACTATGGGGTGGACAGACTTGTCCGAGGGTGCCCCTTGGCTCTGACACCTAGGTCCCATAGAAGGATTGCTGGGTCAGTGCTATCTTCGTCACACTGGTCCGCCTAACTCCTGCCCCCCCTGCGGACCAAGCACCTGCCCCCACCATTCCCTTCCAGATGCTGACAGATCTGAACACGTACCTCAACAAAGCCATCCCAGACACTCGCCTCACCATCAAGAAGTACCTGGATGTGAAGTTTGAGTACCTAGTGAGTGGTCTCCAGCCCCTGGGGAGGGATGAGTCTGGCATGCTGGGGAGAGGACCGACCTAGGGATTTCCCTTCAGTTGGCCACAGGCTGGCAAGCAGGATGGGGCTGGAACCTCTGTCATGTCTGATTGAGGATGTGGGACCGGGACCTGCAAGTCCTGGGCAGTTGGGCAGCAGCCAAGACCCTTCCCCGACTGCTCAGAGGAGCTTCTGGGAGCCTGGGGTAGGCAGAGCGCTCACTCTGGACCCCTCTGACCCCTTGGGGGTCACTTTTACAATGGGTCAGTGGTTATAAAGTGGGTGCCAAGGGACATTACTGagttttttttctggaagattttactttatttatttattgagagagcgcgtgagtgggaagaggggcagagggagagaatctcaagcagactctgtgctaagtgtggagcctgatgcaaggctcagtctcaggactctgaggtcacgacctgagccgaagtcaaaagtcagacacccaacccactgagccacccaggcgtccctggacatttttgagttttatgctgaaataaaaattctcGTGGTCAAAGGAGTTGAGGGGAAATGCCCCAACAAGCCAGCCAAGGCTCCTTTGCTGtgggacttctcagagcctttgacGGGCTTGTGTGCCACGTGACTCTTCAAGGGCCTTCCCGTGTTCTTTTGACCACAGAGTCCATTTCAACCCAGAGCATTACTTGGGACTTGAGTTTGGTAAACACTGGGCTGTTTCTCAGGCCCTTGCCACCCTCCCAGATGAGTGACCCGTCCTGCATGCTGCCTCCTGCCTTGGGCCTCCCCAGGCAAGGGCTAGTCCGGGTGAGATGCCAGCCCCCGGGACGGGTGTCAGCCTATCCCAGTTGAGCGCATGCAGGGCCCAGGCAGGGCTTAGGGGTCCCATGGGGCATGGAAAGAAGTGGGGTATCAGGGGGAGCACCCAGGAGGCGCAGCCCCTCTGACATTGTGGCCTCGCTGTCCCACACAGTCCTACTGCCTGAAGGTGAAGGAGATGGACGACGAGGAGTACAGCTGCATCGTGAGTTTTCAGGGGCGACTGGGGGGGTGGCCCTGGTGCTGGAAAGTCTTGGCGTGTACACACCTTCCCCAGCTTGTCTCACAGAGGCCCACAAATGTCCGGGGGCTGCcaggggcgccgggtggctcaggcCAACCTTGGAGAGGCCCGGGCATGTGGCTGAGCTCTTGTTCTGGACGTGTGGGGCTCTCCGTTCCCACCCCGGCCCCCCTGGGCCTCCGAGTGCGGCCATCTCGCTGCGGGGCCGCTCCCCCAGGCTTGGCGAGGCTGACTTTCCTCACTCCTAAGAGGCATTTCTAATCctctacatttttaatatttttgatggcAGGATGATTCCCCTTAGcactaaatattcattatttaacGTGCACGGGTatggtcttttgttttcttcacaaaGAATAAGTGCTTCCGGCAATCAGAAGTGGGGGACCAGGGGTGTGGTGTGGCGGTGTGAGCTGGGAGCTGGTGTCTGTCCCAGAGCGGGCTCTCCCTCCCCGCCTTCCCACCCGACTGGGGTTCTGAtgtgttcccctcccccctcccgcgccccaggccctgggggagCCCCTGTACCGCGTGAGCACTGGCAACTACGAGTACCGCCTGATCCTGCGCTGTCGCCAGGAGGCCCGCGCCCGCTTCTCCCAGATGCGCAAGGACGTGCTGGAGAAGATGGAGTTGCTAGACCAGAAGCACGGTGAGGGGACTAAGTGGGCACTGGGGGCCGGACACGTGTGCCCAGCCCACGGCCTCTGCCACCcttgggctggggtgggtgggtacCACCTGGAGCTGGGAAAATGGCAGCCCCGAGAGGTGAGGAACCTACGTGCAGTTCCAAGGCCCCACCATGGGAGAGCTTTGAGTCTGACCCAAGATGGGAAGCTCTGGCGGGaatgcccccaccccctcaatCCCCGCCTGGGGTCTGGCTTGGGTGGGACTGGCCCGTGCCCTGGGGGCGCAGCAGGGTGCCGTCCACAAGCTCTGCGCTGGGCTGGGCCGCCCTGGCCTTGCCCACTCCAGCGGCGTGGGGGTCCCCGAGGGTGCGCTGGGcagcccaggggcagggggcggCACCgggcaggcctgggggtggggcttcTCCACCGGTGCCCTTGTGCCCGTTCGCCCCAGTCCAGGACATCGTGTTCCAGCTGCAGCGCCTTGTGTCCACCATGTCCAAGTACTACAACGACTGCTACGCGGTGCTGCGCGACGCCGACGTCTTCCCCATCGAGGTGGACCTGGCGCACACCACGCTGGCCTATGGCCTCGGCCAGGATGAGTTCACTGACGGGGAGGACGAGGAGGACGAAGACGACGAGGACACGGCAGCGGGGGAGCCGTCCAGGGACGCGCGAGGGGCTACCGGGCCCCTGGACAAGGGTGGGAGCTGGTGTGACTCCTGAGTGCCCCCACAGGGTGCGGatctggggggtagggggagtgggaggacgGAGCACgggagcgggggcggggccgccgcCCGCATAAAGGCCTGCTGGCTTGGGgcgcctgcctccctgctcctctgtccTAGCACAGCGACCCCAGGCTCCTGCTCAGGAAAGTCCCTGGGCCCAGGCCTGGGACCTGGACTCTGgacgcccccctcccctccccgcctccccagcCAGATGGAGAGCTTGGCCCCTGGAACTGCCTTAGGAAGGAGAGTGGgcgcagagaggaggaggggctggaggtggcAGGCAGTCCAGGACCCATTCCCTGTGGGCACCAGCACTGGCCCCTCCTGGAACCTGCTGGCGTGGGGGCCCGGGGGCAGGCCGCCGAGGTTGGGGCAGTGGCTGTGTGCCCCCTCAGCTCACCCCAGGccggccccagccctgcccacactcACTCCCCGGTGGCCTTTGTTTATTCGCTTCTCCCGGCTCAGCCGCTTCCTGGGGCAGGGCCGGGCCCTGGGCCTGTACTGAATAAACAGCAGCCCAGACGGAGCGGCTCCTTGCGCTGGCCTCACACCCTCCTCGTGCCCTCGACGCcccgtctgcccctccctggtCTTGAGGGAGGGCGGGATCGATGTTCCCTTCGGACCGATCACTTCTTCCTTGCCGCAGCTCTGTGAACTGGCGCAACTGTCCCCACGTACAGACAGGTGACCGAGGCTCTGGCTCAGGGCCACCCGGCGTCCAAGGACAGAGAGGGATCTGGACTTGAATCTGGCAGGTCCCAGAGACCCCAGGTTCACTCCTTCATGgagcctcttccctcctccttcacctTTGATCTGCCCGGGCTTGTGGCCAGTGGCTCTGCCTTATTTGGGAAGGGCAGGACAGACACCGAGGCCCATTGAGGGGAGAATGTCAGGGGCGCCCCCACCACTCTAGGCACACCCGTTCCGCCGCTGTGAGGGAAGCCGGAAGCCCAGCGGAGAACGAAGCCCCGGTGCTCTTTGTCTTTGCAACATGGGCGAAATAGGTTGGCTGTGTCTCCCGCCAGCTGTGCGGTCCCTGTTCACACCTGCGGTCCCCATGTAATCATCGGTGGCCCTTTTCACTTCCAAAGTGTCTCTGAACAGTGACTTCCACGCGCATCCTGAGAAGAGGGGGCCGCGGGAAGCTGTGGGGTGGGCAGGGTctaaaatggggggagggggaatggctTTCAGCTTGTCGGCTTTGAGGACGTGGGGCGGGGGCAGCAACCCGGATGGGACTGTCAGCGGGACTGGGAGCATGGAAGGAGGAACAGGCTGTCACTAGGTCCCCTGGAGCGGCCAGTCCAGACCACTTCTCTGAAGGAACCGCCAGCGTAGAGGCCAAGGGCACAGGCTGCAACCCGCTGCTGGGTTCTAGTCACAGCCTGTGTGACCCCGGGCTACTCCCTAACCTCTCGGTGCCCCAGTTTCCCTATTTGTGTTTGTGGCCAGTAATGGTCCTGACCTCCTTGGGCTCTTACGAGCATTTGATGAATTCACACTTGTAAAGGGCCTAACCGTGCGTGGTACACAGTCCCTGCCCTGAGTGTTTAATAAAATGTCGTCACTGCTGTGGTGACTCAGGGATGCAGACCTGCGTGTCAGCCCGGCATTTCCCAGGGCTCCCACAGCTTCGTAGGGCCCGGATGGAAAATGAGACCAACAGTGGGAAGCGGTGGGGGGCACTGGTGGGATGGGCTCTCCTGAGCCGTCGGCTCGATAGCAGGGGTCGGGGCGGGGAAGCTCCTTCCTACTCTTGGGCCCGGTTTCCACACTCGAGActtggagggaaggaggcaaaggAAGGGCAAGGTGTCACATctgtgggaagagaagaaatgcGGAGGGGATAGATCCCAGAGGCTTTCCAGCCAGGGTGAGACCAGGGCGCCCTGCCCTCGGATCCAAGTGTAAGAGGACAAAACTGCGAGAGAGACCCTGAGTGCCTCCAAGTCAGAACAcctccccctccacaccccttcttccctctgccactTGTTCCCCCAACACCTTCCCTGTCAGAGGGCCCTGGGGAGAGCCTCTCAgactccctcccatcctcccacccccaccagccaccAGAGCTGGGAGGCACAGGAATGGACCCGCCGTCCCAAGCTGAGTTTTATGAAGTTCAGTTTGACAAGGTCAAGCCCAGGCCACGTGCAGCAGCATCACTTAGCCAGGGTGGGGCCCGGCCATGGCCCACTGGGCAGATAAAGGTGGGAGCCTCCCCGCCCCGACCCCAGGGGGGACCACGGCAAAGCAGCTTCCAGTGTGCCAGGCCCACTTGGGATAGCTGGGGCTCTTGGAGGGTAAGCCCCATTCCCAAAGTCACCAGCCGCCTCGCCTGCTGCCCCTGGAGCTATACAGACTTGGGGtccagccctggctctgcctctaCCTCTGGTTCCGTGGGCCCAGCCCCGGGGCTTGGCACCTCCTGGGCTTTGAGGCTGCCAGGCTCCTCAGCCCCAGTGGGCAGAGCCCCAGAGTCCCCTTTGGCCTCAGCATCCTCGGTGTCGCTGGCCTCGCCCTCGGTGCCTTGGCTAGGCTGGGGGTTCCGAGAGCGGCGCAGGCAACAGCTGGTGGCGACAGCCATGAAGACCCCGGCCAGGACCACCTCAGAGCCAGCCAGGTAGAAGATGATCTCGTAGTTCTTCAGGGCATCCACCAGGCGGCCTGGGACGGAGGGAGGCGGGAGATGAGGgcctgcagggggtggggggggaccccACTCTCCCGCCTTTCTCACAACCTCAGATAAAGGACCGTGTGCACCCTCAACTTGGTGGGGTTTACATTTGGGTGACACAGACACGCCCCCATCTTTATGCCCGTTTGACAGTGGCGAAACCCCTCGCACGTTCTGCCATTTGAGACCTTAAAAATGTCACCACCTCCTTGAACCTCAATTTCTTAAGTGATATAGGGCCTTTGGTGAGGCAGCACTTTTCAGGTTACAAggcaccccctccacccccagaccGAGACCCCACATGTGCCGTGTGATTTGCCCAGCGagcgggtggggagggggcactgggCTCAGCCTCACCCTCCTGGGGGCCCCTAACGCCTGCTCTTTGCTGCTAACCCCCCTGGTCTTCAGGCGCCTGGCTCAGCTTTCTTTCcgtctccctccccagcctcctcctgtcCCTTCTCGGGGCTCCGATACCCTAGACTGAGCTTCCACTACTGTGAGCTGGCGTGGTAGGACTCATGGGCCACAACCCGTCTTTTCccctctgtattttccaaatgttctatCCAGGCGCATATTACTTTCATACACAGGAAAATCTTGTAATTGCAATATTCCACCCCCCCCAAGTGTGGGGGAGCTCTGTGGGCTCCATCCTCTCCTGGCATTTTTGTCGCTGACCATCCAGGCTGTGACCCCTTGGTCTATAGCTCTGTGGCTTCAGGGAAGCTTCCCAGTGTCCCCCAAGCTGGCTGCCTGCCTGAGCCCCTCTGAGCACTGCACCCAAACTTGCCTCCCTGGTCCCCGCCCAGCCAACcagtcctgtccctgcccctcccacactcAGCCCTGCAGTGTTCTCCACCTTCTCACCCCCTATTAGATCCGCCCACCCAGGTCacatgagaaaatggaagaatcCCTGAGCCTCTGGGGAGCTGGTTCGATTGCTTTTGGTGGTGGGCTTGGCCGCCCTCCCACTGAGATCAGATGACAAAGCCTGATGAGGACATTGAGCTAGACCAGCCCTGGAAGGAGGGGCAGTTCACCCCATCTCAGGGGCAGCCTGGGCCCCAGCAAAGGAGGCCTCCCCTCATTGCTCATCCCACAGACTGACCACAGGCAGGCTATGCTGGGACAGGGACAACCCGCCAACCCAGGAGGACCCTGACATCCCCCCTTTCCAAGCTCAGTTCCTGCCTCACTTGTATAGGAACCCTGAACCCCTAATGTGGCCCACACTGTCCCATGTCCTCTCCTG
Proteins encoded in this window:
- the PICK1 gene encoding PRKCA-binding protein isoform X2 encodes the protein MFADLDYDIEEDKLGIPTVPGKVTLQKDAQNLIGISIGGGAQYCPCLYIVQVFDNTPAALDGTVAAGDEITGVNGRSIKGKTKVEVAKMIQEVKGEVTIHYNKLQADPKQGMSLDIVLKKVKHRLVENMSSGTADALGLSRAILCNDGLVKRLEELERTAELYKGMTEHTKNLLRAFYELSQTHRAFGDVFSVIGVREPQPAASEAFVKFADAHRSIEKFGIRLLKTIKPMLTDLNTYLNKAIPDTRLTIKKYLDVKFEYLSYCLKVKEMDDEEYSCIALGEPLYRVSTGNYEYRLILRCRQEARARFSQMRKDVLEKMELLDQKHGHRVPAAAPCVHHVQVLQRLLRGAARRRRLPHRGGPGAHHAGLWPRPG
- the PICK1 gene encoding PRKCA-binding protein isoform X1; the encoded protein is MFADLDYDIEEDKLGIPTVPGKVTLQKDAQNLIGISIGGGAQYCPCLYIVQVFDNTPAALDGTVAAGDEITGVNGRSIKGKTKVEVAKMIQEVKGEVTIHYNKLQADPKQGMSLDIVLKKVKHRLVENMSSGTADALGLSRAILCNDGLVKRLEELERTAELYKGMTEHTKNLLRAFYELSQTHRAFGDVFSVIGVREPQPAASEAFVKFADAHRSIEKFGIRLLKTIKPMLTDLNTYLNKAIPDTRLTIKKYLDVKFEYLSYCLKVKEMDDEEYSCIALGEPLYRVSTGNYEYRLILRCRQEARARFSQMRKDVLEKMELLDQKHVQDIVFQLQRLVSTMSKYYNDCYAVLRDADVFPIEVDLAHTTLAYGLGQDEFTDGEDEEDEDDEDTAAGEPSRDARGATGPLDKGGSWCDS